One window from the genome of Maylandia zebra isolate NMK-2024a linkage group LG18, Mzebra_GT3a, whole genome shotgun sequence encodes:
- the cyp7b1 gene encoding cytochrome P450 7B1, translated as MSPLLLLVLGLLLPLLLLVLRGRTRREDEPPLIKGWIPFIGKALEFGKDAHKFLKEHKRKFGDVFTVQIAGKYMTFIMDPLLYPNIIKQGRQLDFHEFSNRVASFAFGYPPVTSKFPGLKEQITRGFILLQGDNLTPLTESMMGNLMLVFRQDYLDQESSWKTAYMYKLCNSIMFEATFLTMYGKPPSASRHSGMSVLETDFIKFDKMFPLLVAQIPIWLLGRTRAIRERLINYFLPHQMSCWSHSSEFIRTRFEMFEQYDTLRDFDKAAHHFAILWASLGNTVPAIFWVTYYLVSHPEALQFVRRELEDVLRLSGVEFSRDKDVMLTPAHLEKLLYMESAIEESLRLCSASMNIRMAQEDFSLRLDAERSAAVRKGDIIALYPQAMHLDPEIYEDPQTFRFDRYVQNGQKKTNFYKRGQKLKHYLMPFGSGASKCPGRFFAINEIKQFLSVILLYLDLELEEGQSKATLDLSRAGLGVMLPAEDVRFRYRLRPV; from the exons ATGtccccgctgctgctgctggtgctcGGCCTGCTCCTGCCGCTGCTCCTGCTGGTCCTGCGCGGCAGGACGAG ACGAGAAGATGAGCCCCCTTTAATAAAAGGCTGGATTCCTTTCATTGGAAAAGCTCTGGAATTTGGGAAAGATGCCCACAAATTTCTGAAAGAACATAAGAGGAAGTTTGGAGATGTGTTTACCGTCCAGATAGCAG GTAAATACATGACCTTCATCATGGATCCTTTACTGTATCCCAACATCATCAAACAAGGCCGGCAGCTGGACTTTCACGAGTTCTCCAACAGGGTGGCATCATTTGCCTTTGGCTATCCACCTGTTACTAGCAAGTTCCCCGGCCTGAAGGAGCAGATCACACGCGGCTTCATTCTCCTCCAAGGGGATAACCTCACGCCCCTGACAGAGAGCATGATGGGTAACCTGATGCTGGTATTTCGTCAGGACTACCTGGACCAGGAGAGCAGCTGGAAGACCGCCTACATGTACAAGCTCTGCAACTCGATCATGTTCGAGGCGACCTTTCTCACCATGTACGGCAAGCCGCCATCCGCCAGCCGCCACAGCGGGATGAGCGTCCTGGAGACGGACTTCATCAAGTTTGACAAGATGTTTCCGCTCCTCGTCGCTCAGATACCCATCTGGCTGCTGGGACGGACTAGGGCGATCCGCGAGAGGCTCATCAACTACTTCCTGCCGCACCAGATGTCTTGCTGGTCACATTCTTCAGAGTTCATCAGGACACGATTCGAGATGTTTGAGCAGTATGACACGCTGAGGGATTTCGACAAAGCAG CTCATCACTTTGCCATCCTGTGGGCGTCTCTGGGGAACACGGTTCCTGCTATTTTCTGGGTCACGTATTACCTGGTGAGTCACCCTGAGGCGCTGCAGTTCGTCCGTCGGGAGCTCGAGGACGTCCTGAGACTCAGTGGGGTGGAATTCAGCAGAGATAAGGATGTGATGCTGACCCCAGCGCACCTGGAGAAACTTCTCTACATGG AGAGCGCCATCGAGGAGAGCCTCCGCCTGTGCTCGGCCTCCATGAACATCCGGATGGCTCAGGAGGACTTCAGTCTGCGTCTGGATGCCGAGCGCTCGGCGGCCGTCAGAAAGGGAGACATCATTGCCCTGTACCCTCAGGCTATGCACCTGGACCCCGAGATCTACGAGGACCCACAG ACGTTCCGGTTCGACCGCTACGTGCAGAACGGCCAGAAGAAGACCAACTTCTACAAGCGTGGCCAGAAGCTCAAGCATTACCTCATGCCTTTCGGCTCAGGTGCCAGCAAGTGTCCCGGACGTTTCTTCGCAATCAATGAGATCAAACAGTTCCTGTCCGTGATCCTGCTTTACTTGGACCTGGAGTTGGAGGAGGGCCAGAGCAAAGCCACCTTGGACCTCAGCAGAGCCGGCCTGGGAGTCATGCTACCAGCTGAAGATGTCCGCTTCCGCTACAGGCTGCGGCCTGTCTAA